The following coding sequences lie in one Sorghum bicolor cultivar BTx623 chromosome 6, Sorghum_bicolor_NCBIv3, whole genome shotgun sequence genomic window:
- the LOC8055926 gene encoding B-box zinc finger protein 20 isoform X1 has protein sequence MKVQCDVCAAEAASVFCCADEAALCDACDRRVHRANKLAGKHRRFSLLHPCSSSSSAAAQKPPLCDICQERRGFLFCKEDRAILCRECDAPVHSASDMTRRHSRFLLTGVRLSSAPVDSAAGPSEEEGEEEENSSSPCNDDSCSGGAGGAGATTTPSASDGSSISEYLTKTLPGWHVEDFLVDDASAGDVGAACSDGLYQQGQRGHISGVLQEEAYTPWTGREQVLGDVADERASWELWVPQMHAEFAGDSKRPRPSPSPPCSYW, from the exons ATGAAGGTGCAGTGCGACGTGTGCGCGGCCGAGGCGGCCTCCGTCTTCTGCTGCGCCGACGAGGCCGCGCTGTGCGACGCGTGCGATCGCCGCGTCCACCGCGCCAACAAGCTCGCCGGGAAGCACCGCCGCTTCTCCCTCCTCCACCCCtgttcttcctcttcctccgccgccgcacAGAAGCCGCCGCTCTGCGACATCTGCCAG GAGCGGAGGGGCTTCTTGTTCTGCAAGGAGGACAGGGCGATCCTGTGCCGGGAGTGCGACGCGCCGGTGCACAGCGCGAGCGACATGACGAGGCGGCACAGCCGGTTCCTGCTCACCGGCGTGCGCCTCTCGTCGGCGCCGGTGGACTCTGCTGCTGGCCCGTCAGAGGAagagggcgaggaggaggagaacaGCAGCAGCCCCTGCAACGACGACTCCtgcagcggcggcgccggcggtgcCGGGGCGACGACCACGCCGAGCGCCAGCGACGGGAGCAGCATCTCCGAGTACCTCACCAAGACCCTGCCCGGGTGGCACGTCGAGGACTTCCTCGTTGACGACGCGTCCGCCGGCGACGTCGGCGCCGCCTGCTCGGACGGCCTCTATCAG CAGGGGCAACGTGGACACATCAGTGGGGTGCTCCAAGAAGAAGCTTACACGCCGTGGACGGGGCGGGAGCAGGTGCTCGGTGACGTCGCCGACGAGCGGGCCAGCTGGGAGCTGTGGGTGCCGCAGATGCACGCGGAGTTCGCCGGCGACAGCAAGCGACCCAGACCGTCGCCTTCGCCTCCCTGTTCGTACTGGTGA
- the LOC8083333 gene encoding COBRA-like protein 7 translates to MERFVFVLLVFLCNSSFRFTATDAYDPVDPNGNITINWDFQVLNVKDMSPYTVMVSIHNYQMYRHIEHPGWRLSWNWTGKEVIWNTVGAETTEQGDCSRVGAANARPHCCLRRPVMVDLPPGTPYNRQVANCCRGGVLSSFVQNNLTSTAAFQMVVGEFALAKDDGGGSMEPEKPWHFDIGVPGYTCSNATTVAPTRVKVDKNRYEQVLLTWQVTCSYSQYRASGVPSCCVSMSTFYSETIVDCPRCSCACQGSPTPTSPQCVRQCKASPCPAPILVPVCTVDQPRTPALPASSDDEPAAPIVWCSEHMCPIRVHWHVKVNYRQYWRVKVTVSNYNLVKNYSDWNLVLQHPNLRSLTQLFSFNYKPLVEYGSFNDTGMFWGLRFYNEMLLQDGNVQTEMILEKESDFTYSGGWAFPRRVYFNGQECVMPPADQYPKLPNGASELRGSSLIAGNCLLLLFFFVLV, encoded by the exons ATGGAGCGCTTCGTCTTCGTCCTGCTCGTCTTCTTGTGCAATTCTTCCTTCCGATTCACAGCCAcag ATGCCTACGACCCCGTAGATCCGAACGGGAACATCACGATCAACTGGGATTTTCAGGTCCTCAACGTCAAGGACATGTCCCCGTACACG GTCATGGTGAGCATCCACAACTACCAGATGTACCGGCACATCGAGCACCCGGGGTGGCGGCTGAGCTGGAACTGGACCGGCAAGGAGGTCATCTGGAACACGGTGGGCGCGGAGACGACGGAGCAGGGCGACTGCTCCCGCGTCGGCGCCGCCAACGCCCGCCCGCATTGCTGCCTGAGGCGGCCCGTCATGGTGGACCTCCCGCCCGGCACCCCGTACAACAGGCAGGTCGCCAACTGCTGCCGCGGCGGCGTGCTGTCGTCCTTCGTCCAGAACAATCTGACGTCCACCGCCGCGTTCCAGATGGTCGTCGGCGAGTTCGCCCTCGCcaaggacgacggcggcggtaGTATGGAGCCCGAGAAGCCGTGGCATTTCGACATCGGCGTGCCAGGGTACACCTGCAGCAACGCCACCACGGTAGCCCCGACCAGGGTCAAGGTCGACAAGAACCGCTACGAACAAGTGCTCC TGACATGGCAGGTGACCTGCTCGTACTCTCAGTACCGGGCGTCGGGGGTGCCGTCGTGCTGCGTCTCCATGTCGACGTTCTACAGCGAGACGATCGTGGATTGCCCGCGCTGCAGCTGCGCCTGCCAAGGGTCCCCAACGCCAACGTCGCCACAATGCGTCAGGCAATGCAAAGCCAGTCCCTGTCCCGCACCAATTCTTGTCCCCGTATGTAC CGTCGACCAACCACGGACACCAGCGTTGCCGGCGAGCAGCGACGACGAGCCGGCGGCGCCGATCGTCTGGTGCTCGGAGCACATGTGCCCGATCCGGGTGCACTGGCACGTGAAGGTGAACTACCGGCAGTACTGGCGGGTGAAAGTGACGGTGTCCAACTACAACCTGGTGAAGAACTACAGCGACTGGAACCTGGTGCTGCAGCACCCCAACCTGCGGAGCCTCACGCAGCTGTTCAGCTTCAATTACAAGCCTCTCGTCGAGTACGGCAGCTTCA ATGACACGGGGATGTTCTGGGGGTTACGTTTCTACAACGAGATGCTGCTGCAGGACGGGAACGTGCAGACGGAGATGATTCTGGAGAAGGAGAGCGACTTCACCTATTCCGGCGGCTGGGCGTTCCCGAGGAGGGTCTACTTCAACGGCCAAGAGTGCGTCATGCCGCCGGCGGACCAGTACCCCAAACTGCCCAACGGGGCCTCGGAATTGCGGGGGTCGTCGCTGATCGCCGGCAATTGCTTGCTGCTGCTATTCTTCTTCGTTCTCGTGTAG
- the LOC8083332 gene encoding SH3 domain-containing protein 2 isoform X1, whose product MEALWKQASRLKDQVARQGVFKQFGYGNSDNAFTDESEVKLHQRLEKLYLSTRAAKHFQRDIVRGVEGYIVTGSKQVEIGNKLSDDSQKYGVENTCTSGDTLSKAATYFGKARSQMEKERGNMLKAFGTQVAEPLRAMVMGAPLEDARHLAQRYDRMRQEAEAQVVEVSRRQNRVRESAGNGDMISKLEAAEYKLEELKSNMVGLGREAIAAMSAVETQQQRLTLQRLIALVEAERAYHKRVLEILDQLEQEMVSERQKIEAPPTPAAENYMPPPPPPSYDEVNGAFASTSVNESVQSVDFFLGEALDSFKAESEFELTLSAGDIVIVRKISSNGWAEGECKGKAGWFPHAYIERQERVLASKVPHIF is encoded by the exons ATGGAGGCGCTGTGGAAGCAGGCCTCCAGGCTCAAGGACCAGGTCGCTCGGCAG GGTGTGTTCAAGCAGTTTGGCTATGGGAATTCTGATAATGCGTTTACAGACGAGTCAGAGGTTAAACTGCATCAGAGATTGGAAAAGCTTTACTTATCCACTCGTGCTGCTAAA CATTTTCAAAGGGACATTGTTCGGGGTGTGGAGGGCTATATAGTCACAGGATCCAAACAAGTTGAAATAG GGAATAAATTGTCTGATGACAGCCAGAAATATGGTGTTGAAAACACATGTACAAGTGGTGATACTTTATCCAAAGCTGCTACATACTTCGGAAAGGCACGCTCACAGATGGAAAAGGAGCGTGGCAACATGTTGAAAGCGTTTGGCACACAG GTGGCAGAGCCACTGCGGGCAATGGTAATGGGTGCACCTTTAGAGGATGCCAGACATCTGGCCCAGAGATATGACAGAATGAGGCAAGAAGCTGAAGCACAG gTTGTTGAAGTATCAAGACGGCAGAACAGGGTGAGGGAATCAGCTGGGAATGGAGATATGATATCTAAGTTGGAAGCTGCTGAGTACAAGCTTGAAGAATTGAAGTCAAACATGGTGGGATTAGGGAGGGAAGCTATCGCAGCAATGTCGGCTGTTGAGACTCAGCAGCAACGGTTGACCTTACAGCGTCTCATTGCACTG GTTGAGGCTGAGAGAGCTTACCATAAGAGAGTTCTGGAGATACTTGACCAGTTGGAACAAGAA ATGGTGTCTGAGCGCCAAAAAATTGAAGCACCCCCGACTCCAGCAGCTGAAAATTAtatgccaccaccaccaccaccatcttaTGATGAAGTTAATGGAGCAtttgcatccacttctgttaaTGAGTCAGTCCAATCTGTCGATTTCTTCCTAGGAGAG GCCCTTGATTCCTTCAAAGCTGAAAGTGAGTTTGAGCTTACCTTGTCAGCTGGTGACATTGTAATTGTCCGAAAG ATCTCAAGCAATGGTTGGGCAGAAGGTGAATGCAAGGGCAAAGCAGGATGGTTTCCTCATGCTTATATCGAAAGGCAAGAGCGTGTTCTAGCAAGCAAAGTTCCACATATCTTTTAG
- the LOC8055926 gene encoding B-box zinc finger protein 20 isoform X2 yields the protein MKVQCDVCAAEAASVFCCADEAALCDACDRRVHRANKLAGKHRRFSLLHPCSSSSSAAAQKPPLCDICQERRGFLFCKEDRAILCRECDAPVHSASDMTRRHSRFLLTGVRLSSAPVDSAAGPSEEEGEEEENSSSPCNDDSCSGGAGGAGATTTPSASDGSSISEYLTKTLPGWHVEDFLVDDASAGDVGAACSDGLYQGQRGHISGVLQEEAYTPWTGREQVLGDVADERASWELWVPQMHAEFAGDSKRPRPSPSPPCSYW from the exons ATGAAGGTGCAGTGCGACGTGTGCGCGGCCGAGGCGGCCTCCGTCTTCTGCTGCGCCGACGAGGCCGCGCTGTGCGACGCGTGCGATCGCCGCGTCCACCGCGCCAACAAGCTCGCCGGGAAGCACCGCCGCTTCTCCCTCCTCCACCCCtgttcttcctcttcctccgccgccgcacAGAAGCCGCCGCTCTGCGACATCTGCCAG GAGCGGAGGGGCTTCTTGTTCTGCAAGGAGGACAGGGCGATCCTGTGCCGGGAGTGCGACGCGCCGGTGCACAGCGCGAGCGACATGACGAGGCGGCACAGCCGGTTCCTGCTCACCGGCGTGCGCCTCTCGTCGGCGCCGGTGGACTCTGCTGCTGGCCCGTCAGAGGAagagggcgaggaggaggagaacaGCAGCAGCCCCTGCAACGACGACTCCtgcagcggcggcgccggcggtgcCGGGGCGACGACCACGCCGAGCGCCAGCGACGGGAGCAGCATCTCCGAGTACCTCACCAAGACCCTGCCCGGGTGGCACGTCGAGGACTTCCTCGTTGACGACGCGTCCGCCGGCGACGTCGGCGCCGCCTGCTCGGACGGCCTCTATCAG GGGCAACGTGGACACATCAGTGGGGTGCTCCAAGAAGAAGCTTACACGCCGTGGACGGGGCGGGAGCAGGTGCTCGGTGACGTCGCCGACGAGCGGGCCAGCTGGGAGCTGTGGGTGCCGCAGATGCACGCGGAGTTCGCCGGCGACAGCAAGCGACCCAGACCGTCGCCTTCGCCTCCCTGTTCGTACTGGTGA
- the LOC8083332 gene encoding SH3 domain-containing protein 2 isoform X2 encodes MGILIMRLQTSQRLNCIRDWKSFTYPLVLLKDIVRGVEGYIVTGSKQVEIGNKLSDDSQKYGVENTCTSGDTLSKAATYFGKARSQMEKERGNMLKAFGTQVAEPLRAMVMGAPLEDARHLAQRYDRMRQEAEAQVVEVSRRQNRVRESAGNGDMISKLEAAEYKLEELKSNMVGLGREAIAAMSAVETQQQRLTLQRLIALVEAERAYHKRVLEILDQLEQEMVSERQKIEAPPTPAAENYMPPPPPPSYDEVNGAFASTSVNESVQSVDFFLGEALDSFKAESEFELTLSAGDIVIVRKISSNGWAEGECKGKAGWFPHAYIERQERVLASKVPHIF; translated from the exons ATGGGAATTCTGATAATGCGTTTACAGACGAGTCAGAGGTTAAACTGCATCAGAGATTGGAAAAGCTTTACTTATCCACTCGTGCTGCTAAA GGACATTGTTCGGGGTGTGGAGGGCTATATAGTCACAGGATCCAAACAAGTTGAAATAG GGAATAAATTGTCTGATGACAGCCAGAAATATGGTGTTGAAAACACATGTACAAGTGGTGATACTTTATCCAAAGCTGCTACATACTTCGGAAAGGCACGCTCACAGATGGAAAAGGAGCGTGGCAACATGTTGAAAGCGTTTGGCACACAG GTGGCAGAGCCACTGCGGGCAATGGTAATGGGTGCACCTTTAGAGGATGCCAGACATCTGGCCCAGAGATATGACAGAATGAGGCAAGAAGCTGAAGCACAG gTTGTTGAAGTATCAAGACGGCAGAACAGGGTGAGGGAATCAGCTGGGAATGGAGATATGATATCTAAGTTGGAAGCTGCTGAGTACAAGCTTGAAGAATTGAAGTCAAACATGGTGGGATTAGGGAGGGAAGCTATCGCAGCAATGTCGGCTGTTGAGACTCAGCAGCAACGGTTGACCTTACAGCGTCTCATTGCACTG GTTGAGGCTGAGAGAGCTTACCATAAGAGAGTTCTGGAGATACTTGACCAGTTGGAACAAGAA ATGGTGTCTGAGCGCCAAAAAATTGAAGCACCCCCGACTCCAGCAGCTGAAAATTAtatgccaccaccaccaccaccatcttaTGATGAAGTTAATGGAGCAtttgcatccacttctgttaaTGAGTCAGTCCAATCTGTCGATTTCTTCCTAGGAGAG GCCCTTGATTCCTTCAAAGCTGAAAGTGAGTTTGAGCTTACCTTGTCAGCTGGTGACATTGTAATTGTCCGAAAG ATCTCAAGCAATGGTTGGGCAGAAGGTGAATGCAAGGGCAAAGCAGGATGGTTTCCTCATGCTTATATCGAAAGGCAAGAGCGTGTTCTAGCAAGCAAAGTTCCACATATCTTTTAG